From a single Alloactinosynnema sp. L-07 genomic region:
- a CDS encoding ferric reductase-like transmembrane domain-containing protein, with product MWAFVLVNLGAVEVLFITSGTGKNSILTVAKFVGLHAALLMMFQMLLVARLPWLDRRIGMDRLTVWHRWTGFTLLWAILTHATLIVLGYATLDNASMGRTFLALAGVPASLLGMIAAATIVAVAAISLRSVRSKLRYETWHALHLLVYLAISVAFVHQLLETTTFKSSTFATVYWWALWILAVGSLVTGRIAVPLWRNARHQFRVQAVVPESDNVASVYVTGRDLDRLPARAGQFFIWRFPGHNHWWLANPFSLSAAPDGRSFRLTAKAVGTASAGLRHVPVGTRVFMEGPYGAFTSLQRTRPGTLLIAGGVGITPIRALLEERSTADVVVLYRVRDESDAVLLDEVRHLIGTNGGRLHLLTGRTKDGARPFEPDSLRALVPDIAERDIYVCGPPAMTSSVLSSLRAIKVPSSQMHAEKFSMA from the coding sequence ATGTGGGCGTTTGTGCTGGTCAACCTGGGAGCTGTCGAAGTCCTGTTCATCACGAGCGGCACCGGCAAGAACTCAATCCTCACCGTGGCCAAGTTCGTCGGCCTGCATGCGGCCCTGCTGATGATGTTTCAAATGCTCCTGGTCGCCCGGCTGCCGTGGTTGGACCGCCGCATCGGGATGGACCGGCTGACGGTGTGGCACCGGTGGACCGGTTTCACCCTGCTCTGGGCCATCCTCACCCACGCCACGCTGATCGTGCTCGGCTACGCGACGCTGGACAACGCGTCGATGGGGCGGACCTTCCTCGCGCTGGCCGGGGTGCCCGCGTCGCTGCTGGGCATGATCGCCGCCGCCACGATCGTCGCGGTCGCGGCTATCTCCCTGCGGTCGGTCCGCAGCAAGCTGCGCTACGAGACGTGGCACGCCCTACACCTGCTGGTGTACCTGGCGATCTCGGTGGCGTTCGTCCACCAACTCCTTGAGACGACGACGTTCAAGTCGTCCACGTTCGCCACCGTGTACTGGTGGGCGCTGTGGATCCTCGCTGTCGGCTCCCTGGTCACAGGGCGGATCGCGGTGCCGCTCTGGCGCAACGCGAGACACCAGTTCCGGGTTCAGGCCGTGGTTCCCGAGTCGGACAACGTGGCGTCGGTGTACGTCACCGGCCGCGACCTCGACCGGCTTCCGGCCAGGGCGGGCCAGTTCTTCATCTGGCGGTTCCCCGGGCACAACCACTGGTGGCTGGCAAACCCGTTCTCGTTGTCCGCCGCGCCGGACGGCCGTTCCTTCCGGCTGACCGCCAAAGCGGTCGGCACGGCCAGCGCGGGCCTGCGGCATGTCCCGGTCGGGACCCGGGTGTTCATGGAGGGCCCGTATGGCGCGTTCACGTCGCTGCAGCGGACCCGCCCCGGCACGCTGCTGATCGCTGGCGGCGTCGGGATCACCCCCATCCGCGCCTTGCTGGAGGAGCGGTCGACCGCGGACGTCGTGGTGCTGTACCGCGTGCGCGACGAGAGCGACGCGGTGCTGCTCGACGAGGTCCGGCACCTGATCGGGACCAACGGCGGCAGGCTGCACCTGCTCACCGGCCGGACCAAGGACGGCGCCCGTCCATTCGAGCCCGACAGTCTCCGTGCCCTGGTCCCCGACATCGCCGAACGCGACATCTACGTGTGCGGCCCGCCCGCGATGACCTCGTCGGTGCTGAGCAGCCTCCGCGCGATCAAGGTGCCGAGCTCGCAGATGCACGCCGAGAAATTCAGCATGGCCTGA
- a CDS encoding LamG domain-containing protein: MVGSLATPVIADAAPACAAETATRAAALAMAARCGHDVEVAPAVSETSRVTVRPDGISVLEQHIVPVRVRRGDRWVGVDTRLKAGSDGSVAPLAAAVGLEFGKGGADPLVRMTTDGGTIELRWPSPLPAPVVEGDTAVYRSVLPGVDLRMRATAAGFGQVLVVRNAEAAANPALRALDYRLTMNGVTAVNRADGGIDFTGKAGAVVASTAPGLMWDSSGADRSTARGPGETARTAAVSAAVSGATLRVVPDAGLLTARDVAFPLYVDPPFDATRQKWAYARSTNSNNNDGIARVGASPDGGGTYRSFFEMQLGAIAGQNIVDARVYTTLTHSSACAATPVSLYATADFPSSVANGTRTTWSPALHEWLDEQWGNANEAGGCGYIQPDKPMEFGGPALTGHVQYAVNQYWSFTTLGLSTRRQNGTGESTTSYWKKFYPSTFRMTVWYNNPPNEPSARPFSASECYQACTNPAVVRVTQPRLPVSVADPQNGSLVHTDFEVRAQASDTATLVTSGRSGPTATPGNTDWQVPAGALADGGTYHWRARSVDEMNMPGPWTPFQQLTVDKAAPAPAAVNSAQYPSGRWGAVVGTPGTFTLQTGSPDVANYAWSIDGGSVTTVAATPGGPTSVGVTPAFDMAHTFSVVTRDRAGNTSTSSYAYRVRPRPDRCWLWTLHDATAADTGKAECSPADTTITPANGTPAGGVTFGPGYTGNAAELNGTSGQVHTALPVLDNAASFTVMAWVRLDAAGVSRTAVSQDGVTVSAFALRYDPAANAGAGGWCFTAASSDAAGADTSACTTQTPVVGQWTHIAGTRDTVTGKIRAFAMGDPQSCGGEMAEADFVGSWSASGRFAIGRGRTGGAEAGFWAGGVDDVRAHQRVLSASEICQQAVK; this comes from the coding sequence TTGGTCGGATCGCTCGCGACGCCAGTCATCGCCGACGCCGCGCCCGCGTGTGCCGCGGAGACGGCGACGCGCGCCGCGGCGCTGGCGATGGCGGCCCGGTGCGGACATGACGTCGAGGTCGCGCCTGCGGTCTCGGAGACCTCGCGGGTCACGGTCCGCCCGGACGGGATCTCGGTGCTGGAGCAGCACATCGTGCCGGTCCGGGTCCGGCGGGGCGACCGGTGGGTCGGGGTCGACACGCGGCTGAAGGCCGGGTCGGACGGCTCGGTTGCGCCGCTGGCGGCTGCGGTCGGGCTGGAGTTCGGCAAGGGGGGCGCCGATCCGCTCGTGCGGATGACCACCGACGGCGGCACGATCGAGCTGCGGTGGCCGTCGCCGCTGCCCGCGCCGGTCGTGGAGGGGGACACCGCGGTCTACCGGTCCGTGCTGCCGGGGGTCGACCTGCGGATGCGGGCGACAGCTGCCGGGTTCGGGCAGGTGCTGGTCGTCAGGAACGCCGAGGCGGCGGCGAACCCGGCACTGCGGGCGTTGGATTACCGGCTGACGATGAACGGCGTGACCGCGGTCAACCGCGCCGATGGGGGGATCGACTTCACCGGCAAGGCGGGCGCGGTCGTCGCCTCGACGGCGCCCGGGCTGATGTGGGACTCGTCGGGCGCCGACCGGTCGACGGCGCGGGGTCCGGGCGAGACGGCCAGGACGGCGGCGGTGTCGGCCGCCGTGTCGGGAGCGACGCTGCGGGTGGTGCCGGATGCGGGTCTGTTGACCGCGCGGGACGTGGCGTTCCCGCTGTACGTCGACCCCCCGTTCGACGCGACCCGGCAGAAGTGGGCGTACGCGCGGAGCACGAACTCCAACAACAACGACGGTATCGCCCGGGTCGGCGCGTCACCGGACGGCGGCGGCACCTACCGGTCGTTCTTCGAGATGCAGCTCGGCGCGATCGCGGGCCAGAACATCGTCGACGCCCGCGTCTACACGACGCTGACGCACTCGTCGGCGTGCGCCGCCACGCCGGTCAGCCTGTACGCCACCGCGGACTTCCCGTCCAGCGTCGCCAACGGCACCCGGACCACGTGGTCGCCCGCGCTGCACGAGTGGCTCGACGAGCAGTGGGGCAACGCGAACGAGGCAGGTGGCTGCGGCTACATCCAGCCCGACAAGCCCATGGAATTCGGTGGGCCAGCGTTGACAGGTCACGTCCAGTACGCGGTCAATCAGTACTGGTCCTTCACGACGCTTGGCTTGTCGACCCGCCGCCAGAACGGCACCGGCGAGTCGACCACCAGCTACTGGAAGAAGTTCTACCCGAGCACCTTCAGGATGACGGTCTGGTACAACAACCCCCCGAACGAGCCGTCCGCCCGACCGTTCAGCGCGAGCGAGTGCTACCAGGCGTGCACGAACCCGGCCGTCGTCCGGGTCACCCAGCCCCGGCTGCCGGTGTCCGTGGCCGACCCGCAGAACGGGTCCCTGGTGCACACCGACTTCGAAGTCCGCGCGCAGGCGTCGGACACCGCCACCCTGGTGACCTCCGGGCGCTCGGGGCCCACCGCCACGCCGGGCAACACCGACTGGCAGGTGCCCGCTGGGGCGCTCGCCGACGGCGGCACCTACCACTGGCGGGCGCGCAGCGTCGACGAGATGAACATGCCAGGCCCATGGACCCCGTTCCAGCAGCTCACCGTTGACAAGGCCGCGCCGGCGCCCGCTGCGGTGAACTCGGCGCAGTACCCGTCCGGCCGGTGGGGGGCCGTCGTCGGCACGCCCGGCACGTTCACCCTCCAGACCGGTTCACCCGACGTCGCCAACTACGCGTGGAGCATCGACGGCGGCTCGGTGACCACGGTCGCGGCGACGCCGGGCGGCCCGACCAGCGTCGGGGTCACCCCCGCGTTCGATATGGCGCACACGTTCTCCGTGGTGACCCGCGACCGCGCGGGCAACACGTCGACCTCGTCGTACGCCTACCGGGTCCGGCCCCGGCCGGACCGCTGCTGGCTGTGGACGCTGCACGACGCCACCGCCGCGGATACCGGCAAGGCCGAGTGCTCGCCCGCTGACACCACCATCACCCCGGCGAACGGCACCCCGGCGGGCGGGGTGACCTTCGGCCCCGGGTACACCGGCAACGCCGCCGAGCTCAACGGCACGTCCGGCCAGGTGCACACCGCGCTGCCGGTGCTGGACAACGCCGCCAGCTTCACTGTGATGGCGTGGGTGCGGCTGGACGCGGCCGGGGTGTCCCGAACCGCGGTCAGCCAGGACGGTGTCACCGTGTCCGCGTTCGCCCTCCGCTACGACCCCGCGGCCAACGCGGGCGCGGGCGGCTGGTGCTTCACCGCCGCGAGCTCCGACGCCGCGGGCGCTGACACCAGCGCGTGCACAACCCAGACCCCGGTCGTGGGTCAGTGGACCCACATCGCGGGCACACGGGACACCGTCACCGGCAAGATCCGCGCGTTCGCAATGGGCGATCCGCAGAGCTGTGGCGGCGAGATGGCCGAAGCCGACTTCGTGGGCTCGTGGTCGGCGAGCGGGAGGTTCGCGATCGGGCGCGGGCGCACCGGCGGTGCCGAGGCCGGCTTCTGGGCGGGCGGCGTGGACGACGTGCGGGCGCACCAGCGAGTGCTGTCGGCGTCGGAGATCTGCCAGCAGGCCGTGAAGTAG